In Streptomyces sp. P3, one DNA window encodes the following:
- a CDS encoding MFS transporter codes for MPDALTPWSHRPFRHLFIGTTANLLGNGVAPIALAFAVLDATGSVGSLGLVVGAHSLTGALFLLFGGVLADRLPRGRLLVASSAVSAASQAVVAALVLTHNTAIPLLMALAAVNGASGSCYQPAAQALLPQTVPAESRRAALALSRIAGSSAMIVGASLGGVLVATVGPGLGLAVDALSFALAAASFALVRVQVAPSGPSPGVVYELRLGWREFTSRTWVWVIVVAFCFLNAGLTASFTVLGPAVADASGIGRSGWGLALAAGSLGAVAGGVLSLRWRPRRAILVGCALMGLTATIPLLLALAPYTWLLVVANFVAGVGAEQAGVAWYSTLNEQIPEDRLARVYAYDDLGSYLALPFAQFAAGPAVLLLGLRTTLYAAAALILLATLAMVATPSVRALAPRTAEPQRASEDPVPG; via the coding sequence ATGCCCGACGCCCTGACGCCCTGGAGCCACCGCCCGTTCCGGCACCTCTTCATCGGCACGACGGCCAACCTGCTCGGCAACGGGGTGGCGCCGATCGCCCTGGCCTTCGCCGTGCTGGACGCCACCGGCTCGGTCGGCTCGCTCGGGTTGGTGGTCGGCGCCCACTCCCTCACCGGCGCCCTCTTCCTGCTCTTCGGCGGGGTGCTGGCGGACCGGCTGCCACGCGGCCGGCTTTTGGTCGCGAGCAGCGCCGTCAGCGCCGCGAGCCAGGCGGTGGTCGCCGCCCTGGTCCTCACCCACAACACCGCGATACCCCTGCTGATGGCGCTCGCCGCGGTCAACGGGGCGTCCGGTTCCTGCTATCAGCCCGCAGCCCAGGCCCTGCTGCCCCAGACCGTGCCGGCCGAGTCCCGCCGCGCCGCCCTCGCGCTCTCCCGGATCGCGGGCAGCAGCGCGATGATCGTGGGGGCCTCGCTGGGCGGCGTGTTGGTCGCCACGGTCGGTCCCGGCCTGGGCCTGGCCGTCGACGCGCTCAGCTTCGCGCTCGCCGCCGCGTCCTTCGCACTCGTCCGCGTCCAGGTCGCGCCGTCCGGGCCCAGTCCCGGCGTGGTGTACGAACTGCGCTTGGGCTGGCGGGAGTTCACCTCCCGCACCTGGGTGTGGGTGATCGTGGTGGCCTTCTGCTTCCTCAACGCCGGTCTCACCGCCTCGTTCACCGTCCTCGGCCCGGCCGTCGCCGACGCCTCTGGCATCGGCCGCAGCGGCTGGGGCCTGGCCCTTGCCGCCGGCTCGCTCGGCGCGGTCGCCGGCGGCGTTCTGTCGCTGCGCTGGCGGCCCCGGCGCGCGATCCTGGTCGGCTGCGCGCTGATGGGCCTGACGGCGACGATTCCGCTGCTCCTCGCGCTGGCCCCGTACACCTGGCTGCTGGTCGTGGCCAACTTCGTGGCCGGCGTGGGCGCCGAGCAGGCCGGCGTCGCCTGGTACTCGACCCTCAACGAGCAGATTCCCGAGGACCGCCTCGCCCGCGTCTACGCATACGACGACCTCGGCTCCTACCTCGCGCTCCCGTTCGCGCAGTTCGCCGCAGGGCCCGCCGTGCTCCTCCTCGGCCTCCGCACCACGCTCTACGCGGCCGCCGCGCTCATCCTCCTCGCCACCCTCGCCATGGTCGCCACCCCGTCCGTTCGCGCGCTGGCCCCGAGGACCGCGGAACCGCAGCGCGCCTCCGAGGATCCGGTCCCTGGCTGA
- a CDS encoding helix-turn-helix domain-containing protein, which yields MPISVALLFPSTVPGLDVSAAREVFGVDRSYLVDPWYEFAGWAPNGAQSCDACRAERLWNTDQLADAHTIVVPAWPDAHQAPPAALVRAIQAAHGAGARVIAASTGVFVLAAAGLLDGRRASVHWAHADALAARYPRVEPDSAARYVDDGELLTSVGGAASLDLFLHVVSLDHGPAVAEALARRLVAPFAEPASDSPALAEPDKDEVLAQILPWASERLECPLTVEDMAQQARVSRRTLTRHFRSTTGMAPLQWLLSQRVHRAQRLLETTALSIEQIAAQTGMGPERPCAGTSAGPRACRRTPIVAGFGRTVQNGTYRRIRPAPGRERRRHECRPSPAGSGVPPAVHTEEGST from the coding sequence ATGCCCATATCCGTGGCTCTGCTTTTCCCGTCAACCGTTCCTGGGCTGGACGTCTCGGCAGCTCGTGAGGTTTTCGGCGTCGACCGGTCGTATCTGGTCGACCCGTGGTACGAATTCGCAGGCTGGGCCCCGAACGGCGCCCAGAGCTGTGACGCCTGCCGTGCGGAGCGGTTGTGGAACACCGATCAGCTGGCGGATGCGCACACGATCGTGGTGCCGGCGTGGCCGGACGCGCATCAGGCGCCGCCCGCCGCCCTGGTGCGGGCGATCCAGGCAGCCCACGGCGCCGGGGCCCGGGTGATCGCCGCGTCGACCGGGGTCTTCGTGCTCGCGGCGGCCGGGCTGCTCGACGGCCGCCGGGCGAGTGTGCACTGGGCGCACGCCGACGCGCTGGCCGCCCGGTACCCGCGCGTCGAGCCGGACTCGGCAGCCCGGTACGTCGACGACGGCGAGCTGCTCACCTCGGTGGGCGGCGCCGCCAGTCTCGACCTGTTCCTCCACGTGGTCAGCCTTGATCACGGGCCTGCCGTCGCCGAGGCGCTGGCGCGCCGCCTCGTGGCTCCGTTCGCCGAGCCGGCGTCCGACTCCCCCGCGCTCGCCGAGCCCGACAAGGACGAGGTCCTCGCCCAGATCCTGCCGTGGGCCTCCGAGCGGCTCGAGTGCCCGCTGACCGTGGAGGACATGGCCCAGCAGGCCCGCGTGAGCCGGCGTACGCTGACGCGCCACTTCCGCTCGACCACCGGAATGGCGCCGCTGCAGTGGCTGCTGTCGCAGCGCGTGCACCGCGCTCAGCGGCTGCTGGAGACGACGGCGCTGAGCATCGAACAGATCGCCGCCCAGACGGGAATGGGACCGGAGCGACCCTGCGCCGGCACTTCAGCCGGACCACGGGCCTGCCGCCGGACGCCTATCGTCGCTGGTTTCGGGCGCACGGTGCAGAACGGCACGTACAGACGGATCCGACCGGCCCCAGGCCGTGAGCGGCGGCGTCACGAGTGCCGCCCATCACCGGCGGGCAGCGGCGTGCCGCCCGCCGTTCACACAGAGGAAGGAAGCACATGA
- a CDS encoding glycoside hydrolase family 32 protein has protein sequence MSFGRVSRHARVRTTAAAVAVCALSAAVLAPQPAAADAPLYSETYRPQFHFTPEKNWMNDPNGLVYYKGEYHLFYQYNPSGNSWGDMSWGHAVSTDLVHWQQLPLALPHDDKEMIFSGSAVVDESNTTGFGTKKNPPMVAIYTSNDNSTGIQSQALAYSTDRGRTWTKYQGNPVIDIGSRDFRDPKVQWYAPTKSWLMTVSLSAEHKVRFYSSRNLKDWTQLSEFGPAGATGGVWECPDLFPLAVDGDTNNIKWVLVVNINPGGIAGGSAAQYFVGDFDGTKFTADDNGAYTPPAGAVMQDFEGAGFGSWTATGAAFGPGPAAGTLDGQQTVSGFDGKGLANSFHSGDATTGTLTSPSFTVNSPYLNFKVGGGRHPHQPGKLLAGFDGGSYGDWTTTGDAFGPAPATGALPGQQPVSGFQGSGLVNTFRDGDATTGTLTSPEFTLDKRYVNFLIGGGNHPADSADPTALELLVDGQVVRSATGKDAEALETASWDVRDLAGKKARIRVVDGNTGGWGHINADQIVLSDTQAQPGAQETAVNLVVDGQVVRSATGSDAETLDWASFDTRAYVGKKAQIQLVDMNTGGWGHILADQFTAADSPALSVLRRAGWADYGKDYYAAVSWENAPGGKRYMIGWMSNWDYAGAVPTSPWRGAQSIPRQMALRTVDGRVRLTSEPVSNVKSLRQASPATATAGVVTNTSKPLAGPAAEGKALDIEAVFSLKNAERFGLKVRTGAAGEETVIGYDATTQELYVDRTRSGAVNFNGTFPGVQTAPLKAANGKIKLRILVDWSSVEVFGGSGEAVITDQVFPDPASQGVQVFAENGSVKLDKATVWHLDATHD, from the coding sequence ATGAGCTTTGGACGTGTATCCCGGCATGCCCGCGTACGGACGACCGCCGCGGCGGTGGCCGTCTGCGCCCTGTCCGCCGCCGTACTCGCTCCTCAGCCCGCCGCGGCCGACGCCCCGCTGTACTCCGAGACCTACCGTCCCCAGTTCCACTTCACTCCGGAGAAGAACTGGATGAACGATCCCAACGGCCTTGTGTACTACAAGGGCGAGTACCACCTCTTCTACCAGTACAACCCGAGCGGCAACTCATGGGGCGACATGTCCTGGGGCCACGCGGTGAGCACGGACCTCGTCCACTGGCAGCAGCTGCCGCTCGCCCTGCCGCACGACGACAAGGAGATGATCTTCTCCGGCAGCGCCGTCGTCGACGAGAGCAACACCACCGGTTTCGGCACCAAGAAGAACCCGCCCATGGTGGCGATCTACACCAGCAACGACAACAGCACCGGCATCCAGTCGCAGGCCCTCGCCTACAGCACCGACCGCGGCCGCACCTGGACCAAGTACCAGGGCAATCCCGTCATCGACATCGGCTCACGAGACTTCCGCGACCCCAAGGTCCAGTGGTACGCGCCGACCAAGAGCTGGTTGATGACGGTGTCGCTGTCCGCCGAACACAAGGTGCGGTTCTACTCCTCCAGGAACCTCAAGGACTGGACGCAGCTCAGCGAGTTCGGGCCGGCCGGAGCGACGGGCGGTGTGTGGGAGTGCCCCGACCTGTTCCCCCTGGCCGTCGACGGGGACACGAACAACATCAAGTGGGTCCTGGTCGTCAACATCAACCCCGGTGGCATAGCGGGCGGTTCGGCAGCCCAGTACTTCGTCGGCGACTTCGACGGCACGAAGTTCACCGCCGACGACAACGGCGCCTACACCCCGCCCGCCGGAGCGGTCATGCAGGACTTCGAGGGCGCCGGCTTCGGTTCGTGGACGGCCACGGGCGCCGCGTTCGGCCCGGGACCGGCTGCAGGGACGCTGGACGGCCAGCAGACCGTCTCCGGCTTCGACGGCAAGGGCCTCGCCAACAGCTTCCACTCCGGGGACGCCACCACCGGCACCCTCACCTCGCCCTCCTTCACCGTGAACAGCCCCTACCTGAACTTCAAGGTCGGCGGCGGCCGGCACCCGCACCAGCCCGGGAAGCTCCTCGCCGGCTTCGACGGAGGCAGTTACGGCGACTGGACGACGACCGGTGACGCCTTCGGCCCGGCGCCGGCCACCGGCGCCCTCCCCGGCCAGCAGCCGGTCTCCGGCTTCCAGGGCAGCGGCCTGGTCAACACCTTCCGCGACGGCGATGCCACCACCGGCACGCTCACCTCGCCCGAGTTCACCCTCGACAAGCGCTACGTCAACTTCCTCATCGGCGGCGGCAACCACCCGGCCGACTCCGCCGACCCCACTGCACTCGAACTCCTCGTCGACGGCCAGGTCGTGCGCAGCGCCACCGGAAAGGACGCCGAGGCACTCGAGACGGCTTCCTGGGATGTCCGTGACCTCGCCGGGAAGAAGGCGCGGATCAGGGTGGTCGACGGCAACACGGGCGGCTGGGGGCACATCAACGCCGACCAGATCGTGCTGTCCGACACCCAGGCCCAGCCCGGCGCCCAGGAGACCGCCGTCAATCTCGTCGTCGACGGCCAGGTCGTCCGCAGCGCGACCGGCTCCGACGCCGAGACCCTGGACTGGGCCTCCTTCGACACCCGTGCCTACGTCGGCAAGAAGGCGCAGATCCAGCTCGTCGACATGAACACCGGCGGCTGGGGGCACATCCTCGCCGACCAGTTCACCGCGGCCGACTCCCCCGCCCTGTCCGTCCTGCGACGCGCCGGCTGGGCCGACTACGGCAAGGACTACTACGCGGCCGTCTCCTGGGAGAACGCCCCCGGCGGCAAGCGGTACATGATCGGCTGGATGAGCAACTGGGACTACGCGGGCGCCGTCCCCACCTCGCCCTGGCGTGGAGCGCAGAGCATTCCCCGGCAGATGGCGCTGCGCACCGTCGACGGCCGCGTCCGGCTGACCAGCGAGCCGGTGAGCAACGTGAAGTCCCTGCGGCAGGCCTCCCCGGCGACCGCGACCGCCGGCGTCGTGACGAACACGTCGAAGCCGCTGGCCGGCCCCGCCGCAGAGGGCAAGGCGCTCGACATCGAGGCTGTCTTCTCCCTCAAGAACGCCGAACGCTTCGGGCTCAAGGTACGCACCGGCGCCGCGGGCGAGGAGACCGTCATCGGCTACGACGCCACGACACAGGAGTTGTACGTCGACCGGACCCGGTCCGGCGCAGTGAACTTCAACGGCACCTTCCCCGGAGTCCAGACCGCGCCCCTGAAAGCGGCGAACGGCAAGATCAAGCTGCGGATCCTGGTCGACTGGTCGTCCGTCGAGGTGTTCGGCGGCAGCGGGGAGGCCGTGATCACCGACCAGGTCTTTCCCGATCCCGCCAGCCAGGGAGTCCAGGTCTTCGCCGAGAACGGCTCGGTGAAGCTGGACAAGGCCACCGTCTGGCACCTCGACGCCACCCACGACTGA
- a CDS encoding PAS domain-containing protein, translated as MHTGEPTGAGDPAGPRHAPDLRSRGAGLAVPPGYAAFADLVDLAPAAAFIRDHDGRYLWANHAYAHLYGTVPRQLVGRYIEDFDAPAEAERFRALDQQILTRGTPVRHTLRYLRQDGTTGRAVGHRFPVREQSRTCIAGIYVDITDHLRATAQRQEAEENLSALRDHSGLPCALLSANGRVIEASVAAAELFHLGLPDLVGRRAHTLLAPEPGPDLDRLHRHWNSLIARRTRRVETTAVLVDAHGLQRRAELHLTTIGHSASRARHVWAVITHQSLAHEAHPPLTAAQIRILSLLAQGSSNSDIAASLKLSRQTLDYHLSRLRHLLGAATRPALVARAYVLGILAPHAWPPRSATATHPLSTA; from the coding sequence TTGCACACAGGTGAGCCGACCGGCGCCGGCGACCCGGCCGGTCCCCGCCACGCCCCGGACCTGCGGAGTCGGGGAGCAGGGCTCGCGGTGCCACCCGGCTACGCCGCCTTCGCGGATCTCGTGGACCTCGCTCCGGCGGCCGCCTTCATCCGGGACCACGACGGGCGCTACCTGTGGGCCAACCACGCCTACGCGCACCTCTACGGCACCGTGCCGCGGCAACTGGTCGGCAGATACATCGAGGACTTCGACGCCCCGGCCGAGGCCGAACGGTTCCGGGCCCTGGACCAGCAGATACTCACCCGGGGCACGCCCGTCCGCCACACTCTGCGCTACCTGCGTCAGGACGGCACCACGGGCCGCGCGGTCGGCCACCGCTTCCCGGTGCGCGAACAGTCCCGTACGTGCATCGCCGGCATCTACGTGGACATCACCGATCACCTGCGGGCCACGGCGCAGCGCCAGGAGGCCGAGGAGAACCTCAGCGCTCTGCGTGACCACAGCGGGCTGCCGTGTGCCCTGTTGTCGGCGAACGGGCGGGTGATCGAGGCGAGCGTGGCGGCCGCCGAACTCTTCCACCTCGGCCTGCCCGACCTCGTGGGCCGCCGCGCACACACGCTGCTGGCCCCCGAACCAGGGCCTGATCTCGACCGGTTGCACCGTCACTGGAACAGTCTGATAGCCCGCCGTACCCGACGTGTCGAGACCACCGCCGTGCTCGTCGATGCCCATGGACTGCAGCGGCGGGCCGAACTCCACCTGACGACTATCGGCCATTCCGCCAGCCGGGCACGGCACGTCTGGGCGGTGATCACCCATCAGAGCCTCGCCCACGAGGCCCATCCGCCCCTCACCGCCGCGCAGATCCGCATCCTGTCGCTGTTGGCGCAGGGCAGCAGCAACAGCGACATTGCCGCCTCGCTGAAACTGTCGCGGCAGACGCTCGACTACCACCTCAGCCGCCTGCGACACCTGCTGGGCGCCGCGACCCGTCCGGCGCTGGTGGCCCGCGCGTACGTCCTCGGCATACTCGCCCCCCACGCCTGGCCCCCACGCTCGGCCACGGCGACCCATCCCCTCAGCACCGCGTGA
- a CDS encoding MFS transporter, producing MAASTTATTHDLGGAASPPRSPVIGWLAVVAVMLGIFSIVTTEILPIGLLTKIGASFTISDGMAGLMMTMPGFLAAIAAPVVTVATARIDRRLMLCVFMILLAGANFLAAAAPAYWMVLLSRVLVGIVIGGFWSIGASLAERLVPAESVGRATAVIFSAVPLGSVLGVPAGTFIGDLAGWRTAFVAMGGLTVAVLIMLLIVMPPLPPRQTTRLTVLRGMLNSVATRFALLLTVLVVLAHFGTYTYVTPFLEQVTDVGSGLITVFLLTYGAAGILGNFLGGSLVARHPRATFGAAAGMIAAATLLLPVLGQWKAGAIALLIVWGVGYGAVPVSSQTWFTKASPSTPEAASVMFTASFQATISLGALLGGFVVDASSPSTVMTLGGMTAALMVIAVWAHYARRLNWPDNA from the coding sequence ATGGCTGCATCCACCACCGCCACCACGCACGACCTGGGCGGGGCCGCCTCACCGCCGCGCTCCCCGGTGATCGGATGGCTGGCCGTCGTCGCGGTGATGCTGGGCATCTTCTCCATCGTCACCACGGAAATCCTTCCGATCGGACTTCTGACCAAGATCGGCGCCAGCTTCACCATCTCCGACGGCATGGCCGGTCTCATGATGACCATGCCCGGCTTCCTCGCGGCGATCGCCGCGCCCGTCGTCACGGTGGCGACCGCGCGGATCGACCGCCGCCTGATGCTGTGCGTCTTCATGATCCTTCTCGCCGGCGCCAACTTCCTGGCCGCGGCAGCACCCGCCTACTGGATGGTCCTGCTCTCCCGCGTCCTCGTCGGGATCGTCATCGGAGGCTTCTGGTCCATCGGCGCGTCCCTGGCCGAACGCCTGGTGCCCGCCGAATCCGTCGGCCGGGCCACAGCCGTGATCTTCTCCGCCGTACCCCTCGGCTCCGTACTCGGCGTGCCGGCCGGCACCTTCATCGGCGACCTGGCCGGATGGCGCACCGCCTTCGTCGCCATGGGCGGCCTCACCGTCGCGGTGCTGATCATGCTGCTGATCGTCATGCCGCCGCTGCCGCCCCGTCAGACCACCCGCCTGACCGTGCTGCGCGGCATGCTCAACAGCGTCGCCACCCGCTTCGCCCTGCTGCTGACCGTTCTGGTCGTCCTGGCGCACTTCGGGACCTACACCTACGTCACACCGTTCCTCGAGCAGGTCACCGACGTCGGCTCCGGGCTGATCACCGTCTTCCTGCTCACCTACGGCGCGGCGGGCATCCTCGGCAACTTCCTCGGTGGCTCACTGGTCGCGCGCCACCCGCGCGCCACCTTCGGCGCCGCCGCCGGCATGATCGCGGCCGCCACCCTGCTCCTTCCCGTGCTGGGGCAGTGGAAAGCCGGAGCCATCGCCCTCCTCATCGTCTGGGGCGTGGGCTACGGGGCCGTACCCGTCTCGTCCCAGACCTGGTTCACCAAGGCGAGCCCCAGCACCCCCGAAGCCGCGTCCGTCATGTTCACGGCTTCCTTCCAAGCCACGATCTCCCTCGGCGCCCTGCTCGGCGGCTTCGTCGTCGACGCCAGCTCACCCTCGACGGTCATGACCCTGGGCGGCATGACAGCCGCACTCATGGTCATCGCCGTATGGGCCCACTACGCCCGACGCCTGAACTGGCCCGACAACGCCTGA
- a CDS encoding maleylpyruvate isomerase family mycothiol-dependent enzyme — protein sequence MNLSDIPAHGPASVDHRAEIAVETARLVAAVKTADLTTAVPSCPGWTLADLVKHTGGVQRWFSSLLHARIQEPPRTRDVDLRLPERPEEYPDWLADSATVAAQAFAATDPDLPMWAWGVDQHARFWARRMLFETLVHRVDAELALGRRPIIDRPSAVDGVDEFLVNLPFAASFAPRVADLRGPDRTLRFQATDGEEDWLVRLRPDGFGLDANPGAAEPADATVQGTAADLLLLVYGRLHRDAAVFAHDGDDDLLTHWFANSAF from the coding sequence ATGAACCTGTCGGACATCCCCGCACACGGACCCGCTTCGGTCGACCACCGCGCCGAGATCGCGGTGGAGACCGCCCGACTCGTCGCAGCCGTCAAGACTGCCGACCTGACGACCGCCGTCCCGAGCTGTCCCGGTTGGACGCTGGCAGACCTGGTCAAGCACACCGGTGGCGTCCAGCGTTGGTTCTCGAGTCTTCTGCACGCGCGCATCCAGGAGCCCCCGCGTACGCGGGACGTGGACCTGCGGCTCCCGGAGCGGCCGGAGGAGTACCCGGACTGGCTGGCCGACAGTGCGACCGTGGCCGCTCAAGCCTTCGCGGCCACCGACCCGGACCTGCCCATGTGGGCATGGGGCGTCGACCAGCACGCCCGCTTCTGGGCACGCCGGATGCTCTTCGAGACCCTGGTGCACCGGGTCGACGCCGAACTGGCCCTCGGCCGTCGGCCCATCATCGACCGCCCGTCGGCCGTGGACGGCGTCGACGAGTTCCTCGTCAATCTGCCCTTCGCCGCCTCCTTCGCGCCCCGCGTCGCCGACCTGCGCGGTCCGGACAGGACCCTCCGCTTCCAGGCGACCGACGGCGAGGAAGACTGGCTGGTCCGCCTGCGGCCCGACGGCTTCGGGCTCGACGCGAACCCCGGTGCTGCCGAACCCGCCGACGCGACCGTTCAGGGAACCGCCGCCGATCTGTTGCTGCTCGTCTACGGCCGGCTGCACCGAGACGCGGCGGTCTTCGCACATGACGGAGACGACGACCTGCTGACTCACTGGTTCGCCAACTCCGCTTTCTAG